One Peterkaempfera bronchialis DNA window includes the following coding sequences:
- the recO gene encoding DNA repair protein RecO produces MSLYRDDGIVLRTQKLGEADRIITLLTRHHGRVRAVARGVRRTKSKFGARLEPFSHVDVQFFARGSELIGRGLPLCTQVETIAPYGGPIVADYGRYTAGTAMLETAERFTENEGEPAVQQYLLLVGALRTLASGDHGAHLVLDAFLLRSLAVNGYGATFDDCAKCGLEGPNRFFSLQAGGVLCGDCRVPGSAVPSPETLELLGALLSGDWETADACESRYCREGSGLVAAYLQWHLERGLRSLRYVEK; encoded by the coding sequence ATGAGCCTCTACCGCGACGACGGCATCGTGCTGCGCACCCAGAAGCTGGGCGAGGCGGACCGCATCATCACCCTGCTCACCCGCCACCACGGCCGGGTGCGGGCGGTCGCCCGGGGGGTACGCCGCACCAAGTCGAAGTTCGGCGCCCGGCTGGAGCCGTTCTCCCATGTGGATGTGCAGTTCTTCGCCCGGGGCAGCGAGCTGATCGGCCGGGGTCTGCCGCTCTGCACCCAGGTGGAGACCATCGCCCCGTACGGCGGCCCCATAGTCGCCGACTACGGCCGCTACACCGCGGGCACCGCCATGCTGGAGACCGCCGAGCGGTTCACCGAGAACGAGGGCGAGCCCGCCGTCCAGCAGTATCTGCTGCTGGTCGGCGCGCTGCGCACGCTGGCCTCCGGCGACCATGGCGCCCATCTGGTGCTGGACGCCTTTCTGCTGCGCTCGCTCGCGGTCAACGGCTATGGCGCGACCTTCGACGACTGCGCCAAGTGCGGGCTGGAGGGGCCCAATCGTTTCTTCTCGCTCCAGGCGGGTGGCGTGCTCTGCGGCGACTGCCGGGTGCCCGGCAGTGCCGTACCCTCCCCTGAGACACTGGAACTGCTCGGCGCCCTGCTCTCGGGCGACTGGGAGACCGCGGACGCCTGCGAGTCCCGGTACTGCCGCGAGGGCAGCGGCCTGGTGGCCGCCTATCTACAGTGGCACCTGGAGCGGGGCCTCCGTTCATTGAGATACGTGGAGAAGTAG
- a CDS encoding cytidine/deoxycytidylate deaminase family protein, producing MLRHMSDAAAELGPEDKKIITLARSVRARNGVPEGAAVRDEMGRTYVAGTVGLESLRLSALQTAVAMAVASGAKGLEAAAVVSGAEAPAEGDVAAVRELGGAGTPVLLAGPDGVLRSTTPA from the coding sequence ATGCTCAGGCATATGAGTGACGCTGCGGCCGAACTGGGCCCCGAGGACAAGAAGATCATCACCCTGGCCCGCTCGGTGCGGGCGCGCAACGGTGTGCCGGAGGGGGCGGCCGTGCGGGACGAGATGGGGCGGACGTATGTGGCGGGCACGGTCGGGCTGGAGTCGCTGCGGCTGAGTGCGCTCCAGACCGCCGTGGCGATGGCGGTGGCCAGCGGCGCCAAGGGGCTGGAGGCGGCGGCCGTGGTCAGCGGGGCCGAGGCTCCGGCCGAGGGCGATGTGGCGGCGGTGCGGGAGCTGGGGGGCGCCGGTACGCCGGTGCTGCTGGCCGGGCCGGACGGGGTGCTGCGGTCCACCACGCCCGCCTGA
- a CDS encoding protealysin inhibitor emfourin: protein MRIRVTRTGGLAGISRRAELDTSARTDAPHVHALAREAMASGLRTPTFGVPDGFHYEITVDGRTVHCADPRLTESQRELVSLVLREGA from the coding sequence ATGCGTATCCGGGTGACCCGCACCGGCGGCCTCGCCGGGATCTCGCGCCGGGCCGAGCTGGACACCTCCGCACGGACCGATGCGCCACACGTCCATGCGCTGGCCCGGGAGGCCATGGCCTCCGGCCTGCGCACCCCCACCTTCGGCGTGCCCGACGGCTTCCACTACGAGATCACGGTGGACGGCCGCACGGTCCACTGCGCCGACCCCCGCCTCACCGAGTCCCAGCGGGAACTGGTCTCCCTGGTGCTGCGCGAGGGCGCCTGA
- a CDS encoding TerB family tellurite resistance protein → MTRLWGVRPSWRTEVLGEFFCPGCGGDRNYRRQRGRRWLRLCGAPALPLGQAGTSVQCTACRSRYAPSALERPTCTKLSGMLRDAQYTIALAVLAAGGAAGRQAREAACEVIREAGFEDCGEVQVLASLAALSGLGSTDAPHGSGSPLDEAYGGIGSGLAIELHAALEPLAPHLAPQGLERLLLQGAWIALADGPYRPAERDALAAVGHCLHLGTEQIAELLEAAARTPHP, encoded by the coding sequence GTGACGCGTCTGTGGGGTGTCCGTCCGTCGTGGCGGACGGAGGTCCTCGGCGAGTTCTTCTGCCCCGGCTGCGGTGGGGACCGCAACTACCGCCGGCAGCGGGGGCGCCGCTGGCTGCGGCTCTGCGGGGCTCCCGCGCTGCCGCTGGGCCAGGCGGGGACCAGCGTGCAGTGCACCGCCTGCCGCAGCCGCTATGCGCCGTCCGCCCTGGAGCGGCCGACCTGCACCAAGCTCTCCGGGATGCTGCGCGACGCCCAGTACACCATCGCGCTGGCGGTGCTCGCCGCCGGTGGTGCGGCCGGCCGTCAGGCCCGGGAGGCGGCCTGCGAGGTGATCCGCGAGGCCGGCTTCGAGGACTGCGGCGAGGTCCAGGTGCTGGCCTCCCTGGCGGCGCTCTCCGGCCTCGGCTCGACGGATGCGCCGCATGGCTCCGGCAGCCCGCTGGACGAGGCGTACGGGGGGATCGGCAGCGGCCTGGCCATCGAACTGCACGCCGCGCTGGAGCCGCTCGCCCCGCATCTGGCCCCGCAGGGCCTGGAACGGCTGCTGCTCCAGGGTGCCTGGATCGCGCTGGCCGACGGCCCCTACCGACCCGCCGAGCGGGACGCGCTGGCCGCCGTCGGGCACTGCCTGCACCTGGGCACGGAGCAGATCGCGGAACTGCTGGAGGCCGCCGCCCGTACCCCGCACCCGTAG
- a CDS encoding Fur family transcriptional regulator — MTTASPSPRARSTRQRAAVSAALDEIQDFRSAQELHDLLKHKGDSVGLTTVYRTLQSLADAGEVDVLRTAEGEAVYRRCSSGHHHHLVCRSCGRTVEVEGPAVERWADAVAAEHGFSDIAHTLEIFGTCAGCAAAG; from the coding sequence GTGACCACCGCCAGTCCGTCGCCGCGTGCCCGATCGACCCGGCAGCGCGCCGCCGTGTCCGCTGCCCTGGACGAGATCCAGGACTTCCGCAGCGCGCAGGAGCTTCACGACCTCCTCAAGCACAAGGGCGACTCGGTGGGCCTCACCACCGTCTACCGCACCTTGCAGTCGCTCGCCGACGCGGGCGAGGTCGATGTGCTGCGCACCGCCGAGGGCGAGGCGGTCTACCGGCGGTGCAGCAGCGGGCACCACCACCACCTGGTCTGCCGCAGCTGCGGGCGCACGGTGGAGGTCGAGGGTCCGGCGGTGGAGCGCTGGGCGGACGCGGTGGCCGCCGAGCACGGCTTCTCGGACATCGCCCACACGCTGGAGATCTTCGGTACCTGCGCGGGCTGCGCCGCCGCCGGTTAG
- a CDS encoding hemolysin family protein, producing the protein MGGNTTTFVIGAVLLVIVGWLAACAEAGISRVSRFRAEEAVRAGRRGSGRLLAMATDPIRYLNLATLIRVGSEMAAAVLVTVVCVRGFRSTWVAVLVAIGVMVLVSFVMVGVSPRTIGRQHPLYTATAASVVLLPLARVLGPIPRLLILLGNALTPGKGFREGPFASEAELRALVDLAEKDSLIEDEERRMVHSVFELGDTIVREVMVPRTDLVLIERHKTVRQTLTLALRSGFSRIPVVGENEDDVVGIVYLKDLVRRTHINRDAESEPVSSVMRPAVFVPDSKPAGDLLREMQQMRSHVAIVIDEYGGTAGLVTIEDILEEIVGEITDEYDRETPPVEELGDGSYRVTARLPVEDLGELFGLELVDEDVETVGGLLAKHLGRVPIPGASCEVPLPEDDALPIIALRLTAESSAGRRNRIGTVLTEPVPRHPAPTPPADTPIPPPTDPATD; encoded by the coding sequence ATGGGCGGTAATACGACGACGTTCGTCATCGGCGCGGTCCTGCTGGTCATCGTCGGATGGCTGGCGGCCTGCGCCGAGGCGGGCATCTCCCGGGTCTCCCGGTTTCGCGCCGAGGAGGCCGTCCGCGCCGGTCGGCGCGGCTCCGGTCGACTGCTCGCCATGGCCACCGACCCCATCCGCTACCTCAACCTGGCCACCCTGATCCGGGTCGGCTCCGAGATGGCGGCGGCCGTCCTGGTCACCGTCGTCTGTGTGCGCGGCTTCCGCTCCACCTGGGTCGCGGTGCTGGTCGCCATCGGCGTGATGGTGCTGGTCTCCTTCGTCATGGTCGGGGTCTCGCCGCGCACCATCGGCCGGCAGCACCCGCTGTACACGGCCACCGCGGCGTCCGTGGTGCTGCTGCCGCTGGCCCGGGTGCTCGGCCCGATCCCCAGGCTGCTGATCCTGCTCGGCAATGCGCTCACCCCGGGCAAGGGCTTCCGCGAAGGCCCCTTCGCCTCCGAGGCGGAGCTGCGCGCCCTGGTCGACCTCGCCGAGAAGGATTCGCTGATCGAGGACGAGGAGCGCCGCATGGTGCACTCCGTCTTCGAACTCGGCGACACCATCGTCCGCGAGGTGATGGTGCCGCGTACCGACCTGGTGCTGATCGAGCGGCACAAGACCGTACGGCAGACCCTCACCCTGGCGCTGCGCAGCGGCTTCTCCCGCATCCCGGTGGTGGGCGAGAACGAGGACGACGTCGTCGGCATCGTCTACCTCAAGGACCTGGTCCGCCGCACCCACATCAACCGCGACGCGGAGTCCGAGCCGGTCTCCTCGGTGATGCGCCCGGCCGTCTTCGTCCCCGACTCCAAGCCGGCCGGCGACCTGCTGCGGGAGATGCAGCAGATGCGCTCCCATGTGGCCATCGTGATCGACGAGTACGGCGGCACCGCCGGCCTGGTGACCATCGAGGACATCCTGGAGGAGATCGTCGGCGAGATCACCGACGAGTACGACCGGGAGACCCCGCCCGTGGAGGAGCTGGGCGACGGCAGCTACCGGGTCACCGCCCGGCTGCCGGTGGAGGACCTCGGCGAGCTCTTCGGCCTGGAACTGGTCGACGAGGACGTGGAGACCGTCGGCGGGCTGCTGGCCAAGCACCTGGGCCGGGTGCCCATCCCGGGTGCCTCCTGCGAGGTGCCGCTGCCCGAGGACGACGCCCTGCCGATCATCGCCCTGCGCCTCACCGCCGAGTCCTCGGCCGGCCGCCGCAACCGCATCGGCACCGTCCTCACCGAACCCGTCCCCCGCCACCCCGCCCCCACCCCGCCCGCCGACACCCCCATCCCGCCACCGACTGACCCCGCCACCGACTGA
- a CDS encoding metal ABC transporter permease: protein MTEMLSTDFMRRALLAALLIGITAPAVGLYLVQRRQAIMGDGIGHVALTGVSLGFLLNTSPVWMATLVAAAGAVLMELIRARGRTRGDIALAMLFYGGMAGGALIIKLAPNGSMANLTTYLWGSILTVSAGDILTITLLAVFVIAMTVGLRRQLFAICQDEEFARVTGLPVRLLNLLLAVTAAVTVTVAMRVVGLLLVSALMVVPVAAAQQVTRSFAATQALAVGVGVAVSLTGTTASYYQDLPPGPTIVVLAMVVFGLIGLVAMPLARRRHRAGTADPAACDLVLPAPRASGESVSGGSGGAADERQPAPGATLAQ from the coding sequence ATGACCGAGATGCTCTCCACCGACTTCATGCGGCGGGCGCTGCTCGCCGCCCTGCTGATCGGCATCACCGCCCCCGCCGTCGGCCTCTACCTGGTGCAGCGCCGCCAGGCGATCATGGGCGACGGCATCGGCCATGTCGCCCTCACCGGCGTCTCGCTGGGCTTCCTGCTCAACACCAGCCCGGTCTGGATGGCCACCCTGGTAGCCGCCGCCGGCGCGGTCCTCATGGAGCTGATCCGCGCGCGCGGCCGGACCCGTGGCGACATCGCGCTGGCCATGCTCTTCTACGGCGGCATGGCCGGCGGCGCGCTGATCATCAAACTGGCGCCCAATGGCTCGATGGCCAACCTCACCACCTATCTGTGGGGGTCCATCCTCACCGTCTCGGCCGGCGACATCCTCACCATCACGCTGCTCGCCGTCTTCGTCATCGCCATGACCGTCGGCCTGCGGCGGCAGCTCTTCGCCATCTGCCAGGACGAGGAGTTCGCCAGGGTCACCGGGCTGCCGGTGCGGCTGCTCAACCTGCTGCTGGCGGTCACCGCCGCCGTCACCGTCACCGTGGCCATGCGAGTGGTCGGGCTGCTGCTGGTCAGCGCGCTGATGGTGGTTCCGGTCGCCGCCGCCCAGCAGGTCACCCGGTCCTTCGCCGCCACCCAGGCACTGGCCGTCGGCGTCGGCGTGGCGGTCTCGCTGACCGGCACCACCGCCTCCTACTACCAGGACCTGCCGCCCGGCCCCACCATCGTGGTCCTCGCCATGGTCGTCTTCGGTCTGATCGGCCTGGTCGCCATGCCGCTGGCCCGCCGCCGCCACCGCGCCGGCACCGCCGATCCGGCCGCCTGCGACCTGGTGCTGCCCGCCCCCCGGGCGAGCGGCGAGAGCGTCAGCGGCGGCAGCGGCGGCGCGGCCGACGAGCGGCAACCGGCACCGGGGGCAACGCTGGCACAATGA
- a CDS encoding metal ABC transporter ATP-binding protein: MSADAPAAVCLCDAVASLGGRPVLRGVDLVVRPGEVVALLGANGSGKSTTVRAVVGSVPLQRGGLELFGTPYGRFRDWHRIGYVPQRTTAASGVPASVREVVATGRLSRHGLLPFRRRDREAADRALAAVGMLDRAGDGVADLSGGQQQRVLIARALVSEPDLLIMDEPMAGVDLASQQVLAETLHREVERGAAVLLVLHELGPLEPLIDRAVVLRDGCVTHDGPPPPATGQHALPGHDHVHPHAADDHRRSTTATGLLP; this comes from the coding sequence ATGAGCGCGGACGCCCCTGCGGCCGTCTGCCTCTGCGACGCCGTCGCCTCGCTCGGCGGACGGCCGGTGCTGCGCGGGGTGGACCTCGTGGTGCGCCCCGGCGAGGTGGTCGCCCTGCTGGGCGCCAACGGCTCCGGCAAGTCCACCACCGTCCGCGCCGTGGTCGGCTCGGTGCCGCTGCAACGCGGCGGGCTGGAGCTCTTCGGCACCCCGTACGGCAGGTTCCGCGACTGGCACCGGATCGGCTACGTACCGCAGCGCACCACCGCCGCCAGCGGCGTACCCGCCAGCGTCCGCGAGGTCGTCGCCACCGGCCGGCTCTCCCGGCACGGGCTGCTGCCCTTCCGCCGCCGCGACCGCGAGGCCGCCGACCGCGCGCTGGCGGCGGTCGGCATGCTGGACCGGGCGGGAGACGGCGTCGCCGACCTCTCCGGCGGCCAGCAGCAGCGGGTGCTGATCGCCCGCGCCCTGGTCTCCGAACCCGATCTGCTGATCATGGACGAGCCGATGGCCGGCGTGGACCTCGCCAGCCAGCAGGTACTCGCCGAGACGCTGCACCGGGAGGTCGAGCGCGGCGCGGCCGTGCTGCTGGTGCTGCATGAACTGGGCCCGCTGGAACCGCTGATCGACCGCGCCGTGGTGCTGCGTGACGGCTGCGTCACCCACGACGGACCGCCGCCACCGGCCACCGGCCAGCATGCGCTGCCCGGCCATGACCACGTGCATCCGCACGCCGCCGACGACCACCGTAGGAGCACGACCGCGACGGGGCTGCTGCCATGA
- a CDS encoding M4 family metallopeptidase, which translates to MDSTARSHACFCTIVPPHVLDRLAEAADASLRDAARRALALDTRHRENRLLAPRVALPLSSGGDRPQRTIADAHHSEALPGRAVRHEGRPAVKDGPVNHAYDGLGATFALFHEVYGRRSIDDAGLPLNATVHYGRDYDNAFWNGERMVFGDGDGQIFTDFTAAVDVIGHELTHGVTQYTAGLAYRGQSGALNESLSDVFGSLVKQYALQQTAEQADWLIGAGLLTPRVHGVALRSLREPGTAYDDEVLGKDPQPSTMDGYVHTFDDNGGVHINSGIPNHAFYLVATALGGHAWEKAGQIWYDTLTGGLLRPNADFAAFATATVSATRARYGEGREAEAVAKGWTQVGVLG; encoded by the coding sequence ATGGACTCCACAGCCCGCAGCCACGCCTGCTTCTGCACCATCGTGCCGCCGCATGTCCTGGACCGGCTCGCGGAGGCGGCCGACGCCTCGCTGCGCGACGCCGCGCGGCGTGCCCTCGCCCTCGACACCCGGCACCGGGAGAACCGGCTGCTGGCGCCGCGCGTCGCCCTGCCGCTCAGCTCCGGCGGCGACCGGCCCCAGCGCACCATCGCCGACGCCCACCACAGCGAGGCGCTGCCCGGCCGCGCCGTCCGCCACGAGGGCCGCCCGGCGGTGAAGGACGGCCCGGTCAACCACGCCTACGACGGCCTGGGCGCCACCTTCGCCCTCTTCCACGAGGTCTACGGCCGCCGCTCGATCGACGACGCCGGGCTGCCGCTGAACGCCACCGTGCACTACGGCCGCGACTACGACAACGCGTTCTGGAACGGAGAGCGGATGGTCTTCGGCGACGGGGACGGCCAGATCTTCACCGACTTCACCGCCGCCGTGGACGTGATCGGCCATGAGCTCACCCACGGCGTCACCCAGTACACCGCCGGTCTCGCCTACCGGGGCCAGTCCGGCGCCCTCAATGAGTCGCTCTCCGACGTCTTCGGCTCCCTGGTCAAGCAGTACGCCCTCCAGCAGACCGCCGAGCAGGCCGACTGGCTGATCGGCGCCGGTCTGCTGACGCCCCGGGTGCACGGGGTGGCGCTGCGTTCGCTGCGCGAGCCCGGCACGGCGTACGACGACGAGGTACTGGGCAAGGACCCGCAGCCCTCCACCATGGACGGCTATGTGCACACCTTCGACGACAACGGCGGGGTGCACATCAACTCCGGCATCCCCAACCACGCCTTCTACCTGGTGGCGACCGCGCTGGGCGGGCACGCCTGGGAGAAGGCCGGGCAGATCTGGTACGACACCCTCACCGGCGGCCTGCTCCGGCCGAACGCGGACTTCGCCGCCTTCGCCACCGCCACCGTGTCCGCCACCCGGGCCCGCTACGGCGAGGGGCGGGAGGCGGAGGCGGTGGCCAAGGGGTGGACCCAGGTCGGCGTCCTCGGGTGA
- a CDS encoding isoprenyl transferase, producing MAGRRFFGGGQQRTYLPPSPHPSGAQPPKIPGELVPEHVAIVMDGNGRWAKERGLPRTEGHKVGEGVVLDVLKGCIELGVKNLSLYAFSTENWKRSPDEVRFLMNFNRDVIHRRRDEMNAMGVRVRWAGRMPKLWKSVVQELQVAEEMTRDNDAVTLYMCVNYGGRAEIADAAAALAQDVAAGRLDPAKVTEKTFARYLYHRDMPDVDLFLRPSGEQRTSNFLLWQSAYAEFVFQDVLWPDFDRRDLWRACEQYAMRDRRFGGAQPNQVPAGEETAGEETVGEETAGDQV from the coding sequence ATGGCAGGACGACGGTTCTTCGGCGGCGGGCAGCAGCGCACGTACCTGCCGCCCAGCCCGCACCCCAGCGGCGCCCAGCCGCCGAAGATCCCGGGCGAGCTGGTGCCGGAACACGTCGCCATCGTGATGGACGGCAACGGCCGCTGGGCCAAGGAGCGGGGACTGCCCCGCACCGAGGGCCACAAGGTCGGCGAAGGCGTGGTGCTGGACGTGCTCAAGGGGTGCATCGAGCTGGGGGTGAAGAACCTCTCGCTGTACGCCTTCTCCACCGAGAACTGGAAGCGCTCCCCGGACGAGGTGCGCTTCCTGATGAACTTCAACCGGGATGTCATCCACCGCCGCCGCGACGAGATGAACGCCATGGGCGTGCGGGTGCGCTGGGCCGGCCGGATGCCCAAGCTCTGGAAGAGCGTGGTGCAGGAGCTCCAGGTCGCCGAGGAGATGACCCGGGACAATGACGCGGTGACGCTGTACATGTGCGTCAACTACGGCGGGCGGGCGGAGATCGCGGACGCCGCCGCAGCCCTCGCGCAGGATGTGGCGGCGGGTCGGCTCGACCCGGCGAAGGTCACCGAGAAGACCTTCGCGCGCTACCTCTACCACCGCGACATGCCGGACGTGGACCTCTTCCTGCGCCCCAGCGGCGAGCAGCGGACCTCCAACTTCCTGCTCTGGCAGTCCGCTTACGCCGAGTTCGTCTTCCAGGACGTGCTCTGGCCGGACTTCGACCGCCGCGACCTGTGGCGGGCCTGCGAGCAGTACGCGATGCGCGACCGCCGGTTCGGCGGCGCCCAGCCCAACCAGGTGCCCGCCGGCGAGGAGACCGCAGGCGAGGAGACTGTCGGCGAGGAGACCGCAGGCGACCAGGTCTGA
- the leuA gene encoding 2-isopropylmalate synthase: MTQPESVARAFVERPTPITAATVRQQPSPMPYHRYSQFETVDLPDRRWPSQVITQAPRWLSTDLRDGNQALIDPMSPARKRKMFDLLVAMGYKEIEVGFPSSGQTDFDFVRSLVEEGAIPEDVTISVLTQAREELIERTMESLVGAPRATVHLYNATAPMFRRVVFRASREEVKQIAVDGTRLVMEYAEKILGDETVFGYEYSPEIFIDTELDYALEVCEGVMDVWQPGEGREIILNLPTTVERSTPNIYADRIEWMSRNLSRREYICLSSHPHNDRGTGVASAELAIMAGADRVEGCLFGQGERTGNLDLVNVGLNLFSQGVDPQIDFSDIDEIRRTAEYCNQMPVPERHPYAGDLVYTSFSGSHQDAIKKGFDALEADAAAAGHSVHQHPWGVPYLPIDPKDVGRSYEAVIRVNSQSGKGGVAYVLKNDHKLDLPRRMQIEFSKIIQAKTDAEGGEVTPAQIWAVFQDEYLPVPDAPWGRISLRSAQKLSTDDGRDALTAEAVVDGVETTLTGSGNGPVSAFVDALAGIGVDVRVLDYAEHAQSEGGDAQAAAYVECAVEGRVLWGVGMDANTVRASLKAIVSAVNRAHHR; this comes from the coding sequence ATGACCCAGCCGGAGTCCGTCGCTCGCGCCTTCGTCGAGCGCCCCACCCCGATCACCGCCGCGACCGTACGCCAGCAGCCGTCGCCGATGCCGTACCACCGCTACTCCCAGTTCGAGACCGTGGACCTGCCCGACCGCCGCTGGCCCAGCCAGGTGATCACCCAGGCGCCGCGCTGGCTCTCCACCGACCTGCGGGACGGCAACCAGGCGCTGATCGACCCCATGTCGCCCGCCCGCAAGCGCAAGATGTTCGACCTGCTGGTCGCCATGGGCTACAAGGAGATCGAGGTCGGCTTCCCCTCCTCCGGCCAGACCGACTTCGACTTCGTCCGCTCCCTGGTCGAGGAGGGGGCGATCCCGGAGGACGTCACCATCTCGGTGCTGACCCAGGCACGCGAGGAGCTGATCGAGCGCACCATGGAGTCGCTGGTCGGCGCACCCCGGGCGACCGTGCACCTGTACAACGCCACCGCGCCGATGTTCCGCCGGGTGGTCTTCCGGGCCAGCCGCGAGGAGGTCAAGCAGATCGCGGTGGACGGCACCCGGCTGGTGATGGAGTACGCGGAGAAGATCCTGGGCGACGAGACCGTCTTCGGCTATGAGTACTCGCCGGAGATCTTCATCGACACCGAGCTGGACTACGCCCTGGAGGTCTGCGAGGGGGTGATGGACGTCTGGCAGCCCGGCGAGGGCCGCGAGATCATCCTCAACCTGCCCACCACCGTGGAGCGCTCCACCCCCAACATCTACGCCGACCGCATCGAGTGGATGTCGCGCAACCTGTCGCGCCGCGAGTACATCTGCCTCTCCTCGCACCCGCACAACGACCGCGGCACCGGCGTGGCCTCCGCCGAGCTGGCGATCATGGCCGGCGCGGACCGGGTCGAGGGCTGCCTCTTCGGCCAGGGCGAGCGCACCGGCAACCTGGACCTGGTCAATGTCGGCCTGAACCTCTTCTCCCAGGGCGTCGACCCGCAGATCGACTTCTCCGACATCGACGAGATCCGCCGCACCGCCGAGTACTGCAACCAGATGCCGGTCCCCGAGCGCCACCCCTACGCCGGCGACCTGGTGTACACCTCCTTCTCCGGCTCCCACCAGGACGCCATCAAGAAGGGCTTCGACGCCCTGGAGGCCGATGCGGCCGCCGCCGGCCACAGCGTCCACCAGCACCCGTGGGGCGTGCCCTACCTGCCGATCGACCCCAAGGACGTCGGCCGCTCCTACGAGGCGGTCATCCGGGTCAACAGCCAGTCCGGCAAGGGCGGCGTCGCCTACGTCCTGAAGAACGACCACAAGCTGGACCTGCCCCGCCGGATGCAGATCGAGTTCTCGAAGATCATCCAGGCCAAGACCGACGCCGAGGGCGGCGAGGTCACCCCGGCGCAGATCTGGGCCGTCTTCCAGGACGAGTACCTGCCCGTCCCGGACGCCCCCTGGGGCCGCATCTCGCTGCGCAGCGCCCAGAAGCTGTCCACCGACGACGGCCGCGACGCGCTCACCGCCGAGGCCGTGGTCGACGGTGTGGAGACCACCCTGACCGGCTCCGGCAACGGCCCGGTCTCCGCCTTCGTCGACGCCCTGGCCGGGATCGGCGTGGACGTACGGGTGCTGGACTACGCCGAGCACGCCCAGAGCGAGGGCGGCGACGCCCAGGCCGCCGCCTATGTCGAGTGCGCCGTCGAGGGCCGGGTGCTCTGGGGCGTCGGCATGGACGCCAACACCGTCCGCGCCTCGCTCAAGGCCATCGTCAGCGCCGTCAACCGCGCCCACCACCGCTGA
- the era gene encoding GTPase Era, with protein MGAMSLTPPSGGAPFRAGFACFVGRPNAGKSTLTNALVGTKVAITSNRPQTTRHTVRGIVHRPDAQLVLVDTPGLHKPRTLLGERLNDVVRATWAEVDVIGFCLPADQKLGPGDRYIAKELSEVKRTPKVAIVTKTDLVDSQRLAEQLIAIDQLGKELGIEWAEIIPVSAVGDKQVGLLADLLVPLLPESPPLYPDGDLTDEPEQVMVAELIREAALEGVRDELPHSLAVVVEEMLPREDRPADRPLLDIHAYLYIERQSQKAIVIGAKGARLKHVGTTARKHIEALLGTPVFLDLHVKVAKDWQRDPKQLRKLGF; from the coding sequence ATGGGTGCCATGAGCCTCACTCCCCCTTCCGGCGGCGCCCCCTTCCGCGCCGGCTTCGCCTGCTTCGTCGGGCGGCCGAACGCGGGCAAGTCGACCCTGACCAACGCGCTGGTGGGGACGAAGGTCGCCATCACCTCCAACCGCCCGCAGACCACCCGGCACACCGTACGCGGCATCGTGCACCGCCCCGACGCCCAGCTGGTGCTGGTGGACACCCCCGGCCTGCACAAGCCCCGCACGCTGCTCGGCGAGCGGCTGAACGACGTGGTCCGCGCCACCTGGGCCGAGGTCGATGTGATCGGCTTCTGCCTGCCCGCCGACCAGAAGCTCGGCCCCGGCGACCGCTACATCGCCAAGGAGCTCTCCGAGGTCAAGCGGACCCCCAAGGTCGCGATCGTCACCAAGACCGACCTGGTGGACTCGCAGCGGCTGGCCGAGCAGCTGATCGCCATCGACCAGCTCGGCAAGGAGCTGGGCATCGAGTGGGCGGAGATCATCCCGGTCTCGGCCGTCGGCGACAAGCAGGTGGGCCTGCTCGCCGACCTGCTGGTCCCGCTGCTGCCCGAGAGCCCGCCGCTCTACCCGGACGGCGACCTCACCGACGAGCCCGAGCAGGTGATGGTGGCCGAGCTGATCCGCGAGGCCGCCCTGGAGGGCGTCCGGGACGAGCTGCCGCACTCCCTGGCCGTGGTGGTCGAGGAGATGCTGCCCCGCGAGGACCGCCCCGCCGACCGCCCGCTGCTGGACATCCACGCCTACCTCTACATCGAGCGGCAGAGCCAGAAGGCCATCGTCATCGGTGCCAAGGGGGCCCGCCTCAAGCACGTCGGCACCACCGCCCGCAAGCACATCGAGGCGCTGCTCGGCACCCCGGTCTTCCTGGACCTGCATGTCAAGGTCGCCAAGGACTGGCAGCGCGACCCCAAGCAGCTCCGCAAGCTGGGCTTCTGA